In Pyrus communis chromosome 1, drPyrComm1.1, whole genome shotgun sequence, the following are encoded in one genomic region:
- the LOC137734873 gene encoding uncharacterized protein At1g05835-like, translating into MDQQVPQTETLCNSRLCSYEHTCSCWSPPHSIPACHSPATCSTDSEVRERRCRLLYINQTMNAATIHLPQRISVPKRTNFSEMAALVKSFIVILLFSLINEGMCQEKCATIDLQIRQEKTGKLVQAKPEFQVRVLNACPCLQGNVTLDCNGFQTVEVENPVTLLRSGNECLLNNGSFLTPFNEVDFVYAWDTEFPFKPLSSNVKCD; encoded by the exons ATGGATCAACAAGTTCCGCAGACTGAAACCCTTTGCAATTCAAGATTATGCTCCTACGAGCACACTTGCAGTTGTTGGTCACCACCACATTCCATTCCGGCTTGCCACTCTCCCGCTACGTGTAGTACCGATAGCGAGGTCCGTGAAAGACG TTGTCGGTTACTGTATATAAACCAGACTATGAACGCAGCCACCATCCATCTTCCCCAAAGAATTTCAGTTCCGAAACGCACAAATTTCTCCGAGATGGCTGCCTTGGTCAAGTCCTTCATTGTGATTCTTCTTTTCAGTCTCATTAACGAAG GAATGTGCCAAGAAAAGTGCGCTACGATCGACCTGCAAATTAGACAAGAGAAAACAGGGAAGTTGGTGCAAGCAAAGCCAGAGTTTCAGGTGAGGGTACTGAATGCATGCCCATGTCTGCAAGGGAATGTGACATTAGACTGCAATGGATTTCAAACCGTTGAAGTCGAAAACCCAGTGACATTGCTCAGATCTGGGAATGAGTGTCTCCTCAACAATGGCTCATTCCTTACACCATTTAATGAAGTTGACTTCGTCTACGCTTGGGACACGGAGTTTCCATTCAAGCCACTTTCCTCTAACGTTAAATGTGATTGA
- the LOC137740084 gene encoding uncharacterized protein: MEMDSLCSNGLVFDGFLCSVMQAVVAEAAIAAAAKSLALSCLMTGSVPNTTNVFPKEPEAVTAFPITELYVVEKPGPENKDASETEEDDDDDDAAAGDDQDEDGGDEDAASGEENEGKGNPEDEPEANGDGVSEEDGDDDEKEDEEDDDDDDDDDDGDDGEEETEDEEEEDEEDEEEDIPQPPAKRRK, translated from the exons ATGGAGATGGACAGCCTCTGCTCAAACGGCCTCGTTTTCGACGGTTTTCTCTGCTCTGTGATGCAGGCTGTGGTGGCTGAGGCAGCTATTGCTGCTGCTGCCAAGTCTCTTGCTTTGTCCTGCTTGATG ACGGGATCTGTGCCAAACACGACCAATGTTTTTCCCAAAGAACCTGAGGCAGTCACAGC GTTTCCTATCACTGAGCTTTATGTAGTGGAAAAACCTGGTCCTGAGAACAAAGATGCAAGTGAAACTGAGgaggacgacgacgacgacgatgcTGCTGCTGGTGATGATCAGGATGAAGATGGTGGGGACGAGGATGCCGCCTCAGGAGAAGAGAATGAGGGTAAAGGTAATCCAGAAGACGAGCCTGAGGCCAATGGTGATGGTGTAAGCGAAGAGGATGGTGATGATGACGAGAAAGAAGAtgaggaagatgatgatgacgatgacgacgatgatgatggtgatgatgggGAGGAAGAGActgaagacgaagaagaagaggatgaggaagatGAGGAGGAAGACATTCCTCAGCCACCTGCTAAGAGGAGaaaatga